A genomic region of Cyprinus carpio isolate SPL01 chromosome B11, ASM1834038v1, whole genome shotgun sequence contains the following coding sequences:
- the LOC109051972 gene encoding protein tyrosine phosphatase type IVA 1-like encodes MGCFEKSKMARMNRPAPVEITYKNMRFLITHNPTNATLHKFIEELKKYGVTTVVRVCEATYDANLVVKEGIQVLDWPFDDGAPPSNQIVNDWLNLLRMKFREEPGCCIAVHCVAGLGRAPVLVALALIECGMKYEDAVQFIRQKRRGAFNSKQLFYLEKYRPKMRLRFKDSNGHRNNCCIQ; translated from the exons ATGGG CTGttttgaaaagtcaaaaatgGCTCGTATGAATCGACCTGCCCCAGTGGAGATCACTTACAAAAACATGAGATTCCTCATTACCCACAACCCCACTAATGCCACGCTTCACAAATTCATTGAG GAACTGAAGAAATATGGGGTGACGACGGTAGTACGAGTGTGTGAGGCCACATATGATGCAAACCTGGTTGTTAAAGAAGGTATTCAGGTTCTG GATTGGCCCTTTGACGATGGAGCTCCTCCCTCTAACCAGATCGTTAATGATTGGCTGAATCTTCTTCGGATGAAGTTTAGGGAGGAGCCAGGGTGCTGTATTGCCGTACATTGCGTTGCAGGCCTTGGAAG AGCCCCAGTGCTGGTTGCTCTGGCCCTGATTGAGTGTGGCATGAAATATGAGGATGCTGTTCAGTTCATTCGACA AAAGCGCCGTGGAGCATTCAACAGCAAGCAGCTCTTCTATCTGGAAAAATACCGTCCCAAAATGCGTCTTCGATTCAAGGATTCCAACGGCCACCGCAACAACTGCTGCATTCAGTAA
- the lgsn gene encoding lengsin, with translation MQESEESRDMEKIPDQVDGGNMSAGKKSADSREKRLSSSDWDRKGTSVPLVPSNVPIPGPTNDPIVISIGPPHRCPSVSSESQYQGLSREDDYANRHGWRKENMQYNPSTGEGGVPKQTLDELKSVLLESSLLSAKGQDGGRSYPPGQRVDCKPDQVPSKSFSTFKPLSEARRASRLREGSSRWDSGGSSMTDGPPGRSSGMSSPTAETSHWEEAGTSRSDNERSQALSFASQSFISDVEHIKQEIARENISFVRFEATDLHGVSRSKTVPARFFHEKAVYGIPMPRSYLELTLSPRVNEVDHPSAANFSSDVLLVADLSTFQILPWAEQTARLICDPCTITGVPLRTSPRLIAKQMLGQLQSMGFSIHSSFTYECCIFGSPERVGPKAVFFPATTLLSNYDLPFLQQLVGGMYYMGVDVESFSSANGPGQMEICFKPRFGIDAADSAFTFRTGIKEMARKFDYIATFFTDGNIHNSGLLSHSLWDASGRRSLFHSGNGELSEIGRKWLSGLLQHSAALSCLLAPGIGCRDQLSKGKKNSKNHLYATCGCNDNSCDFNVKIHGGRETHIDNKLGSAMANPYIVLAATIAAGLDGIRRNLNAEQLLSKAPGQQKQFPIPVKLDDALVALAEDSVIRSALGEPFVQYFIAMKHVEIETQEQDADKNKGLEYFI, from the exons ATGCAGGAATCAGAGGAATCCAGAGATATg GAAAAAATTCCAGACCAGGTGGATGGAGGAAATATGAGTGCAGGAAAGAAGAGTGCAGATTCCAGAGAGAAGCGTCTTTCCTCCTCTGACTGGGACAGAAAAGGGACGTCTGTACCCTTAGTGCCATCAAACGTACCAATTCCAGGCCCCACAAACGACCCCATCGTTATTTCCATCGGCCCTCCACATCGTTGTCCTTCTGTTTCCAGTGAGTCCCAGTACCAGGGTCTCTCGAGGGAAGATGACTACGCCAACAGGCATGGATGGAGAAAGGAGAACATGCAATATAACCCATCAACTGGTGAGGGTGGCGTCCCCAAACAAACCTTGGACGAACTTAAAAGCGTGTTGCTTGAGAGCTCCCTACTCAGTGCAAAAGGGCAAGATGGAGGAAGGAGCTACCCTCCGGGTCAAAGAGTGGACTGTAAGCCAGACCAGGTCCCATCTAAGAGTTTCAGTACCTTCAAGCCCCTTTCAGAAGCCAGGAGAGCATCCAGACTCAGAGAAGGAAGTTCTAGATGGGATTCTGGCGGGTCTTCGATGACCGATGGACCTCCAGGCAGGTCTTCTGGTATGAGTTCACCCACTGCTGAGACGTCCCATTGGGAAGAAGCTGGCACATCACGCTCAG ACAATGAGAGGTCACAAGCACTCTCTTTTGCATCTCAAAGCTTCATTTCTGATGTAGAGCACATAAAACAGGAAATCGCCCGGGAAAACATAAGCTTTGTTCGCTTTGAGGCCACTGATCTTCATGGCGTGTCCCGATCAAAGACAGTTCCAGCCCGATTCtttcat GAAAAAGCAGTATATGGCATCCCCATGCCGAGAAGCTACCTGGAGTTAACCCTAAGCCCTAGAGTCAACGAAGTCGACCATCCGAGCGCAGCCAACTTCAGCAGTGATGTCCTCCTGGTCGCAGATCTCTCCACGTTCCAAATCCTTCCCTGGGCGGAGCAGACTGCTCGTCTTATCTGTGACCCCTGCACAATCACCGGTGTGCCACTACGAACATCACCCCGCCTAATAGCCAAGCAGATGCTCGGCCAACTCCAGAGCATGGGATTCTCTATCCACTCGTCCTTTACATATGAATGCTGCATCTTTGGGTCCCCTGAACGAGTGGGACCTAAAGCTGTGTTCTTCCCTGCCACCACACTGTTGAGCAACTACGATCTTCCCTTCCTGCAGCAGCTAGTCGGAGGGATGTACTACATGGGAGTTGACGTCGAGAGCTTCTCATCTGCGAACGGACCAGGACAGATGGAGATTTGCTTCAAACCAAGGTTTGGAATTGATGCCGCAGACAGCGCCTTCACCTTCCGCACAGGAATCAAAGAGATGGCCAGGAAGTTTGACTATATCGCCACCTTTTTCACAGACGGCAACATCCACAATTCCGGCTTACTCTCCCACAGCCTTTGGGATGCCAGCGGCAGAAGAAGCCTTTTCCACTCGGGCAACGGGGAACTTTCGGAGATCGGCAGAAAGTGGCTCTCAGGTCTTCTCCAGCACTCAGCCGCTCTGAGCTGCCTCTTGGCTCCAGGGATCGGCTGTCGAGACCAGCTTTCCAAAGGCAAGAAAAATTCCAAGAACCATCTTTACGCCACATGCGGCTGCAACGACAACAGCTGCGACTTCAACGTGAAAATTCACGGTGGACGCGAGACTCACATCGATAACAAGCTGGGGTCAGCAATGGCCAATCCTTACATTGTGTTGGCTGCCACGATAGCAGCAGGACTGGACGGTATTAGACGTAATCTGAATGCCGAACAGCTTCTAAGCAAAGCTCCAGGTCAGCAGAAACAGTTCCCGATCCCTGTTAAATTGGACGATGCTTTAGTGGCTCTGGCAGAGGACAGTGTGATTCGTAGTGCGCTGGGAGAGCCCTTTGTGCAGTATTTTATTGCCATGAAGCATGTAGAGATTGAGACGCAAGAGCAGGATGCCGACAAGAACAAGGGACTTGagtattttatttaa